A segment of the Ipomoea triloba cultivar NCNSP0323 chromosome 1, ASM357664v1 genome:
ATatataccactcaatgttagaaaatgcaccacaatgaaaatacacaaaaataccaaaaaaaacacaccacccaaaataatgcaccataactcccctgctcCTAatagtgcattttctaacactgtgtggtgcatatttgcatacctagtggtgtgttttttggtgatgcgtacctaatggtgcatattaaaaatgaatatttattcatgatccacaatgcaatgTGGACTATAGTTCATGGTATGTATAATTTGAAGACCAAACTTGTAAGCTTATAGGTTAGGTCTTAAACATATAGCAGGCCTATTTAGTTCAATAAGTCTTAGCTTGGCCTCTAtactaaataggctaggccaaACTAGGTCAAGCCGTAGGCCACTTGATAGAGGTTTGACCTATTCCCactcaattgttatactatgaaATCCTAGACCTTAGTTCAAAACAACATTCAGATTATGTCTGCTATTAAACTATTAtgtacttcttctttttttgaaaacaactatTATGCACTTGTGTCtactataattaacatattatgtatattttgattaaatcaataatttatttatggCGGAAGTGGCAACAAGAGAAAGCATGGATCACGCCAATTAATAGggttttgtgttgcaaaaactATGCTTGGGTACTATTCAATGAGCACCAGTTAATCCAACATTTCTGCCACATGTCATAGTTATACAAAtttgataatcttgcattgatatacctGTGATACTgaatgatactttgataaattctgaaacactaatttaaaaatacttattGGACATGTGACTATTCGTGCAATGCGCGTGTAGTAACTAGTTTAAATCAGTTAATTgcacacataatatgttaacggcagacacataatttgaatgtcattttagaTCAGAGTCCACAATGCAATATCATGGACCCGGGATCCACATAGTATTATGGACCTTCGATCGAAACGACGaaatacataattcatactcggTAGGTACATAATTTCCTAACACAAAGGCACATAcagatgttatatatttacttatttttcaaatatgatttaagtacataatttgtgttcataagcACAATTTCACCAACACCagaattcataacataaaacacaattaCTATTTTGTTTcaagtacaaaattcatactcttaatatacaaaatttcataatacaatgaGCAAACTGCAAACATACAAGGCAAGTTTAAGCTTTGgcacaaaagaatgaaaaactgAAACAGCATCACCACAACAACAAATTCTCAATCTCCAACTAAAACTAGACACCTATACTTGGAATTCAGATGCAAGTAAGGGTCCAATCAAGAGATCTTTTGAAACAGAAAATTCAGGCATTCAATTCACAGCAATAATATAATGTCGCCTATGTGAGCAGTTGCACTGTATTGTCCTGGACCTCGAGTAGCCTGGCCTCGGAATAGGAAACATAATAGAACTCAGAGATTATGGCTGTGAATAGAATGAAAGCTGCTCCACCTGCAAACACTCCTTTCCTCAATGTTTCACAGGAAAATGGTATGTCTTCTAATAAGAAAGATACTCTGTCGGTTGTGTGATGAGAGTTCCTCACAGAACCAACCAGCAAGAACCCCGAGGCTATAAAAAATGTGACCCTGAAGCaaattcaagttttttttttttgggttaatgaTGCAATTATGTAACTGTGAGTTACCAGAAAATTAGGTGCATTCATACCAGGAGATTATAAATAGGAGAAGTGCACAAGTCCGAGAGGGTCCAGGGATCAAAGCCCTTCCACAGCAGAAGCAGCGGCTTGCCACCATTATAAGAAATTGAGTAGCCATGAGGAATAAGAAGGCACCCACACCAAAACCAGTAGCAATGTCTGAGTCATAAACACAGTAGCTGTAAGTGTATTCAGTGTTAATATGAATCTGTGCCtgtaaagaaacaaaattcaattCCTGTTAATTAAAGCTCACACAAAATCATCACTTGAATATTCTATATATTAATCAAAATTCAAGATGTTGGATTTTCCCTTATATCTTAGGAATTAATTCAGTTCAGTAATATACTGAACAACCCAACGGTTCGGTAAAAACCCGAACCGAATAtcgtttaatttttttttaaaataaataaataaatataataataataattaaatccaAATCCTTAATTACTAAATTCTTAATCGCAGAGGAACACCGCTTGTCCGCTCCGGCATACTTTTGTTTGGCCTCTGCAATGGAACAAGCCTCACCTGCTGTCCTCGCCTAAGTTTATATGCTTGCATATGTATATGAGCATTTCCCCTGAGTTAAATGTAGGTGTTCAACATAATTAATGCATTCAATAAAATTGGAACTCAACCTAAGTTTATATGCTTGCATAATTGTCTGTCTAAGTGAAAATATTACATATGGGCGTGGAACATTGTTGTTCATGGTTATGCTATTCATTTGGGTGGTTTCCGTTTCTCTTCTATTTCAGTTATTTATGATTTTGCTGACGGATTTGGATCTGAACAAAAACGTTTGCTAggctatataaataaattataaaagtatTCTCCAAAGTATTTTTTAAAGATGTTATAATCTCATTAAATGagtttgattgaactcaatggATGCAGAATGGATTTTTAATCCtaaattattagtaaaaataaataaataattatttgtgcAAAAACACTAAGAAATTTTGGGGGTTGAGGTTCCTAAATCGAAATGAACTAAAATGCTAAACCAAACAAATAACCATCCATTTTCAAGCTCAttttggatttgatttgcactgCGCAAGAGACAGCCTCtatatgttatacaattcaacttCCTTCTAAAggatcttgtatatatagtggtgcaaatctccttcttttttttcaatatgggacaaaagttacttatAAGCCTTTCTACCtccattttccaactcaaacggatctactttgagaatcaatttcacttattatccattttgagcatacaatatatcgatctcttcgtctcactacgaaaaACACGAATCTACTTTCACCCGACACAAAATTGGAATTGgatcccacatatatttgtaccacaaaataccCACATACAATGtcattttatactatttttttccaACATTATATATTAAGGACTTAATTATGTGGTGTAAATTGACTAGGCTTATTAAGTAGTTTGGTTGAACTGAATGACTATGCCTATAATCTACTGCTATGCATATATAAAGTCTATATTGATAAGATACACAGGATATACATTATATACAACCTTAAGTTTTGATACTCAAACCATAGAATAATACCAATACTACAATATCTAGGTTCTAAGTTAAGTATGAGACAAAACAACTAACACGTACAACCTGAGAGGATATCAAATATGACTGGAGATTACACCACTTTCGCTGCTATTAAGATTAGATTTCTCATAGATTTTATTTAGTAATGTTAAACTACATTTATATCTAAAATAAGATTCACATTACACTGCTTcattacgttttttttttcccctttttttttgtaGGTATACTTCATTACTTCATCCCATTGAAGTTCAACGTTTTACCCAGAAACAAGATCATAGACACACAATTCACATTAAAAGAAAAACGAATTGAACGCTAACGAAAGAAAAGAGTGTTGGTAACAAATAAATTGGGATTTTTAATATAGTGTAATGAATTTGTTTGAGGGAGGGGGATGATGCTCACTGTGTTTCGCTTCAGCTCAGCAGCTACTGCCAACCCAAAAGCTATGAGATCAACCACAAACACACTTATCATTAACAGCTTCGAAGCCATTTTTGGAACGTACGTAGTAGTGAATTGAAGCTTAGCTTCTTCAATTCAGATGTAGATCGACCTCTTCCTTTTGAATTGGTTCCGCAGGCTGGCCTGGCCTGGTTTCCAGTTTTGCAGTTGCCATAATTTCTTCCATTATTGTAAAGATTCTCCCAGCAACCTATCAAAAATTTACATGCTTTATTAATTTAGAGTTGAAGATTCTCCGGTAATGTAATATATAGTTTTAGTTGTTGGCCTGGCTTGTTGTACTATGGAGTATGAACCATAGTTGGTTGACAATTTGACAAATTCAACACTAAATTAAACTATTCACTTTTGTACGAACGAAACCTAATCCAAACCCGTACTCCCATTGTTCATGGCTCCAAACTTTCATTGTTGGTTGCAGGAATTAAACTCTCATTTTAGCGTTCAAAGCAAGTCTTAAGTAAGgcatctttatttttttttctcaattttatttttctctatttttatagataaaattaatatataaacaatatatcgttaaaattttctaattgaGACATTTTAAATGAcactcatatttaatttttttttattctttttaaaataaatctataAGTATATAAAGTCATTACTTTAGTTTAATGTTTATACATTAAGAGTagctttgtttttattaacaTATAGAAGGAATATTATGAACCCATTACAagataaatgaaaataaatatgatCTAGTATTTATGTACATAAGGTTTAGATTTATGaccatataaaacaaatattatgaatatagtaCATGCATGATGAATGTTATTACACATGATGTGCATGTAGTATATAATGCTTATGTACATTAAACTTTGCTTTTATGAATGACGGGGATTATATTCCCCTGGAACTATGCTAATACGATCATCGATATCGAACTCTTGGTACACGCTAGGATCGACCCTACCGTTTCCAACCGGTTTGGCTATCCTTCTCGACCACATCTGCTACCGGGCCTCCTGCTTAGCCTACCTTGGGCGCAGTCGACGTTCTCGACGAACCATGTCTATCCTGATCGGTCCGAGCCACTAACCTTTTCTGCAGGGACTGGGCTCCATATCTAAGGGAGCATTTAGAGCACTTGTACGACCCACTTCCACCTCGTTGCACACTAGTGCATGAGCTCCACGTGCCCATCATGTCGGAAGGGTGGAATTTGTCTCTTTGTCATAGCTATAAATACTGCATTGATTGCGGACAGAGAGACTTCTGGGCTATTTTCTCCATATAGCTAGTAGCTCGAGAACCTAAGCCCACTGCCACGTTGACCGAGCTACCATCATTGAATCCACTGACACTCCCGACCCTTAGACTAGACCGGACCGATCTGAGTCATGTACTGTGTAACCGGTAATTGCCGGTCCATTATTAGTAACAACTGTATTTCTCCATTTTCAGGGTATTTATATCATTAATGAACATATAGAAGAAACATTATGAACTTACTATAGAGTAAATATAAATCTTATAACGTACTTACAATCTAGTGTTTATCTACattaagatttatgtttatgaacaaataatgaatgttattaaacatgatacAGTGATTGATGTCATTAAcgatttaatttaaaataaagtatttttGAACCAAAATCCACCATGCAATATAATAGGGACCATGGTCTATAATATACTACGTAATTTGCAATGGCAGGTGATTCAAATGGTTAGGTGTAATTTCCAAAATAATTGCATGTAATTAATAGCAAACTCAACCGcatcaaatattttaagtttaatattattagGTATAACTATCACAAgacataaaattaattttagtaaaaagaaaaaagaaaagttaaaattgattgGACCgataaataataattcattatatataaaatcatagagtataatatattataataataaagtcAGAAGTCATACTGCCGACATACCTCTGGCATGCATGATTACATGTGATTGGTGTGTATACGAACAGTATATCAGTAGACCATGCCATTCCATTCCACTtgtatttcatttcatttcttttctatatattagtaaattattgtaattatatttgtaatattacaACTTGTGAGCTTGACaagagttttaatttttaatttcttatttattatgtttagaTTTGTTGTAatttcttgaatatatatattttttcatttataattttagtcacatttttttgggtcaaatttttagatttaataACAACTTCTAAACATTTTGGGTTTAACAACTTGAACCTAAACACAATCATAAATACATCAGTAGAGCATGCAACTCCATTCCACTTGTATTTCatttcattactttttttttttgtttgttatttaatGTATATTCCTGGTTagtataattatctaataactaaattaaaatgaaaatatttcctaATAAACTAGTTTTTCATGAATTAGAAggctatatttttttatttctataataACTTAAAAGTGTATACTACcaagtaataattaatttgacctttttttttaatacaagtgactctattacattgtagtatctgttcatctatactttctcaacctgttggaGCACAAAAAGCCAATGtcatcgcctccactgaggctcaatctcATATGAGAGAATCATTACATGTCATCTGAACACAAGGTGGCGTTTATACACATTCAATAAAAtactatggccctgtttggtaaataattagtctagccaattttgacttatttaactactattagttgtttgactttgttaaaaaaatcaatataagtgtttagttaataatatttttgtaattccaaaatactaaaattcaaaagactactcaaagcaaccttttcaattagctcaatcagctaatgttatcaattaatcatacattctaataaattaatcatacattctaataGCTtaagctaacaaccatttaccataCAAGATATACATACTttattaattacggagtaattaatttaGAGTTGAAGATTCTCCGGGAACGTTATGTAACGTAGTATATGGACGTATGGTTGACAACTTGGCATGTTACTATGTTAGAATTTGTAGATTTATCTAATttcaagagtttttttttttttttcctcttgatatggtaacaattaattaatgttatGTAACGTAATATATGGTTGACAACTTAGGCATGTTACTATGTTAGATTTTGTAGATTTTTCTaatttcaagaattttttttccttttgataTGGTAACAACAAAGATCAAGAAAAAGTATGTCATTATGCTACGATTGAACCTATCAAACTTTTTtaccaaattttatttgtttaacatAGTTTGGTCTAGACACGGTCAATGTAAAATGTTATAATACTAGTCACAAGTTGCATCATATAAGAATTGGCATATATTGTCCCAAAGAAGCATAAATAACAGACTTATATTacacaatataaatataaatataaatatacaatgAGCATAACATACTAGAAAAGTTTTAAGTTTTGCCACAAAAGAATCAAAGACTGAAACAGCACCATGACAACATCAAATTCTCAATATCCAACTAAAACTAGACTCCTATACTTCGAATTCAGATGCAACTAAGGGTCCAATGATCTTTCGAAATTGAAAATTCAGGCATTCACAGCAATCTCGGGCGAGGAAATTATAAGCTGACCTCATTTATATGCTGCCATGCCTATATCAGCAGCTCCACTGTATTGTCCCGGGGTACCCCTGGCCTTGGAATAGGAAGCATAATAGAACTCGGAGATTATGCCTGTGAACAAAATGAAAGCTGCTCCAGCTGCAAAGACTCCCTTCCTCAATGTTTCACAGGAAACTTGCTTGTCATCCCTTAAGATCGATGATCTGTACCTTGTGTGATAAGCATTCCTCACAGAACCAGCCAGCAAGCATACCTCGGCTATGAAAAATGTGACCCTGAAGCGAAGTTTAAGAGGTCAGTTGTTTCGTTTTATTGGTTAATGATGCAATGTAAGTGTGACTAGAATAGCTACTTATCAGAAAAGGAAATGTGCACACCAGCAGATTATAAACAGGAGAACTGCACAAGCTCGAGAGCCTCCAGGGCTCAAAGCCCTTCCACAGCAGAAGCAGCGGCTTGCCACCATTATAAGAATTTGACTAGCCATGAGGAATAAGAAGGCACCGACACCAAAACCAGTAGCAATGTCTGAGTCATAAACACAGTAGCTGTACTCGTCTTCAGAATCCGGATGAATCTTAATATCGGCCTGCAAAGGAACAAAATTCATGTTAATTAAAGCTGAAACAAACTCATCGGTTGAGTATTCTAtataagtattaattaattattatattctttcaGTTCATTCATTGAATAAGCTAGGCTTATGGTACATGtgcaataaaaataaacaacaaaatGTATGCCCAAAAAGCCAATTTGAAAATCTTAGTTTTAGGCCTCTAATCTCATGGGAGATAGTGAGGAAATAATCACCCCATAATTGAGTTAAAAACTCTATTTCAAGCCGTAGGCATCTCCGCAATGTGTCCTGTGCGTGTCCATGATGTGCCTTGGGCGTTTCCAGggaaatttttgtaaaaacaaGGGGGTAAAGTTTTAACCATCCCCGACAAGTATCCAATATGTGTGTTCAACACGAAATCTTGGCTTTCTAAACGTGTTCGTGCTTCCTAGATTTCAACCTAAAATCATGTAGGTAGTAGGTACAAACTACAAACACAGGCTGATTACTTACATGATTAATGGTTGGCTAAGAAACATTAGTGACAGACAAGGTTAATACGAACAGTACTTCATTTATTGTACTTCCTCACATTATAAAACTTGTATATTAGCTCACAGAGTAGacaagaaaacaaaatcaatatgCCAGTAAACTGAGTGGCCAAGCTAAACAGGGCAGCAGAAGGCAGGAAATCAATCCTTTCTTCTCTGAGGTTAAGTCTTTAGAGAAAGACTGATAGTAGCTTTCAATTTCAAGCCAGTCAGTAAAATAAGCTACCAAGCTCCAAAGGGGTAGCTTTCAATCTTTTCTACCAAGCTCTAAAACGATTACAAGACACGAAACAGCTACAGTGCATATTGTCAAGATCATCTAAAGAAACTTCTTCATACATACTCCATATTAGGGAAACAAGTAGAAGAGAGAACATCTTTGTTATAAAGCCATTCAATTCCAAACCCAAACTATttcaacaacataaaaaatcaaACCCTAATACCAATATCCTTTCAGCTGAGAGTGGGAAATGCTCATATATTCCCTTAAACCCCTTCATCACTACAGAAACTCCAGATCTTCCCAAATAAACAAACAGATCATATCAAAACAACAAGCAACCCCCTCAATCCTCACAACATTCCTCACAATCAAAGTTCAAGATTCACATTACACTAGTTCCTCTCAGTTGAACTTCAACGTTTTACCCAGAAACAACACACAAttcacataaaaagaaaaaacaaaacgccaacaaaacaaatgaatgcaacaaacaaacaaattgcGATTTTAAATCTAATGAATTTGTTTGGGGGAGGGTTAGGTGCTCACTGTGCTTCGCCTCTGCTCAGCAGCTATTGCCAAACCAAAAGCTATGAGATCAAGCACAAAGACAGTGATCATTAACAGCTTGGAAGCCATTTTTGGAGCGTAGTGAAGCTTCTTCTGCCTTCAACTGAAGTTCAGAAACCTAGATCTAGATCTCTTCCTTCACTGGAGATCTAGATCTCTTCCTTCACTGAAACTCTGAAACTcttaactctctctctctctccctctgcCTTCTCTCTCTAGATATTCAAAGCCTTTAATTAACCAAGAGACGCGGCTACTATTTAATTCATGTACGGCAAAAATAACCAACAGATTTTTATAAGATAAGTTTTAGGCTAATGTTAACATTTTCAAACTTCATAACTAAAATTTATCCAAAGGCTACAAATCTACCATGTATTTACCTTTACCTAATACTGTATGTATTTTTATCGGTAAACCAAAATAAGAAAATGTGGCCCCAACATTGTTGTCACGCTTTATTGTTGGCTTAAAGTTAGTTAAATAAGTCATAATTTAATTGCTAAGTTAAATAAGTCATAATTTAATTGATAAGTTATTTACTAAACGCTATCCTtataaaaaattgttcaaattatTTCTTAGAgattataaattatactattTTTACGAGAATATACTCCTATACGATTTTCATAtatcaaatcaaaattatagATGAAGTGGATTAGGTTTTAGAATTATGCTCGCCATTTATCCTACATAAATCaggtctcttttttttttatggcaattttaaatttaatcacACAttatcgtttttgtcatttaacatctcatattattattttttgaacactttttagtccttctcatgactttttctattttcgtaaggacatttttgtcttttcatatttttcttttgttatttttcggTTTCAAACCAATTAAGTCGGTTGAAAtcgaaaaaaataacaaaagaaaaatttgaagagacaaaaaggcccttactaaaataataaaagtcaTGAGAAGAACTAAATGTGCCTAAATATAATAGTATGAGAtgataaatgacaaaaacgataatctgtgattaaattttaaattgccaccaaagacaagagATCTcaggtggaattaactctttttaaaatataatatttagaacTAATTTCACTTTACttatatcatcttcttcttcttcttctttttttttaaaaaaaaaaccttaaataATCACGTACAACTTCGCCGGACTAATCATAAGTCACAGGACCCCGTCCCTAGAAGAAGAGATAAATTGTAAGTCACGCAgtctttatttatattttaagttgCCTCTTCCGTGATTAAagatattaattaagaatttatCGGCCCCTACGTCTGTCTAAGCACTCTAATGAATAATAAACTCCAAAGTCGTTGGTACTATACCAAATCTGGATCCGATGGATGCGGCAGTGACAGTAGGCTGTAGTATAGTCATTGGTATAGAGGAGCAGGAATTAGAAATCAACACATTAGCCACCACCTTCAGGAGTTCTTTGTGGTGGGGACCAACAacctatttaattatttacctAATAGGCTAATATATGTATTAGGTTCCAACCACAATTTTGACGACGACCAGTGGCCGCCATT
Coding sequences within it:
- the LOC116014804 gene encoding uncharacterized protein LOC116014804, with product MASKLLMISVFVVDLIAFGLAVAAELKRNTAQIHINTEYTYSYCVYDSDIATGFGVGAFLFLMATQFLIMVASRCFCCGRALIPGPSRTCALLLFIISWVTFFIASGFLLVGSVRNSHHTTDRVSFLLEDIPFSCETLRKGVFAGGAAFILFTAIISEFYYVSYSEARLLEVQDNTVQLLT
- the LOC116015976 gene encoding uncharacterized protein LOC116015976, producing MASKLLMITVFVLDLIAFGLAIAAEQRRSTADIKIHPDSEDEYSYCVYDSDIATGFGVGAFLFLMASQILIMVASRCFCCGRALSPGGSRACAVLLFIICWVTFFIAEVCLLAGSVRNAYHTRYRSSILRDDKQVSCETLRKGVFAAGAAFILFTGIISEFYYASYSKARGTPGQYSGAADIGMAAYK